GCCATTCTCAACTACATCGCGAACTACATTATCAAGAACAACAAGGTGAATCGCGATTTCGTCGACAAGCACACGGTCTTCAAAGAGGGCAATACCGACATCGGCTACGGCCTGCGCCCGGACAATCCGCTTCAGAAGGCCGCGAAGAACGCCGCCGATCCGAACGGCTCGAAACCCATGACGTTCGACGATTACGCGAAATTCGTCTCGAAGTACGACGCGGCGTATGTAACGAAGCTCTCGGGCGTGCCGAAGAACAAGCTCGACCAGCTCGCGCAGCTCTATGCCGACCCGAATGTGAAGGTGGTGTCGTTCTGGACGATGGGCTTTAACCAGCACACGCGCGGCACGTGGGCCAACAATCTCGTCTACAACCTGCACCTGCTGACGGGCAAGATATCGACACCCGGCAACAGCCCGTTCTCGCTGACTGGCCAGCCGTCGGCATGTGGCACGGCGCGCGAAGTCGGCACGTTCTCGCACCGGCTGCCAGCAGACATGGTGGTCACCAACCCGAAGCATCGCGAGGAAGCCGAGCACATCTGGAAGCTCCCGCCCGGGACGATTCCGGACAAGCCCGGCTACCACGCCGTGCTGCAAAACCGCATGCTGCGCGACGGCAAGCTGAATGCATACTGGGTGCAGGTCAACAACAACATGCAGGCGGCCGCGAACATGAATCAGGAAGGACTGCCCGGCTATCGCAATCCGGCCGCTTTCGTGGTCGTGTCGGATGTATATCCGACGGTGACGGCCGTCGCGGCCGATCTGATCCTGCCATCGGCGATGTGGGTCGAGAAGGAAGGCGCGTACGGAAATGCGGAGCGGCGCACGCAGTTCTGGCATCAACTGGTGAAGGCGCCGGGCGAGGCGCGCTCGGACTTGTGGCAACTGGTCGAGTTCTCGAAGCGGTTCAAGGTCGAAGAGGTGTGGCCCGCCGATCTGCTCGCGAAAATGCCGGAATACAAGGGCAAGACGCTGTACGACATCCTGTACCGGAACGGGCAGGTCGACAAGTTCCCTCTCTCGGAAGTCGATACCACATACCGCAACGACGAGGCGCATGCGTTCGGCTTCTATATCCAGAAGGGCCTCTTCGAGGAATACGCGAGCTTCGGCCGCGGACACGGTCATGATCTCGCGCCGTTCGACGCCTATCACAAGGCGCGCGGCCTGCGCTGGCCGGTTGTCGACGGCAAGGAGACGCGCTGGCGCTACAAGGAAGGCACCGACCCGTATGTGAAGGTGGGCACCGGCTGGCAGTTCTACGGCAATCCGGACGGCCGCGCGGTGATCTGGGGTTTGCCGTACGAGCCGCCCGCCGAGTCGCCGGACAAGGAGTATCCGTACTGGCTCGTGACGGGCCGGGTGCTCGAGCACTGGCATTCGGGCTCGATGACGAGGCGCGTCCCGGAGCTGTATCGCGCGTTTCCGAACGCGGTGTGCTTCATGCACCCGGACGATGCGAAGGCGATGGGTTTGCGGCGCGGGGTCGAGGTCAAGGTGATGTCGCGGCGCGGCTATATCCTGACGCGGGTTGAGACGCGCGGGCGGGACAAGCCGCCGCGCGGACTTGTGTTCGTGCCGTGGTTCGATTCCAGCCAGCTGATCAACAAGGTCACGCTGGACGCCACCGACCCGATCTCCCTGCAGACCGATTTCAAGAAGTGCGCGGTCAGGATCGTCAAGGTTTAGGGAGCCTGCCATGCGAACGTGGATAGCTCTGGTCATTGCTTCAGTCCTGGCGATTGTGGCAGTCGCGCAGCCGACTGTCCCGAAAGGACCGTTCTACGACACGTTGCGTGGTCCGACAGCGCTCGATGAAGAGCCGACACCGCCACTGATTGCGCCGACCGAAAACCAGGATGTGATTCGTGGGCGGGCGTACGCGCAGCAACCGCCGACCATCCCTCACAAGATCGACGGTTACCAGCTCGATCGGAACGCGAACCGGTGTCTTTCGTGCCATGCGAGCAGCCGCGCGGCGGAGAGCGGTGCCGTGCCCGTGGCGATCTCACACTATACGAACCGGGAGGGTGAGACGCTCGGACACCTCGCGCCACGCCGCTATTTCTGCACCCAGTGCCATGTTCCTCAGGCCGATGCGAAGCCGCTCGTGGCCAATACGTTCAGCGAAATCCAGGACGTCAGGCTGCCGTCTGCGGCGACGAAAAAAAAGTAGAGGCCTGACATGCGCGACCTGCTGCGACGCTACTGGACGACCATTACCCGGCCTAGTGCGTATTTCAGTCTGGGATTTCTGACTCTCGGCGGATTCATCGCGGGGGTGGTGTTCTGGGGCGCGTTCAACACCGCAATGGAATTGACGAATACTGAGGCGTTCTGCACTGGCTGTCATGAAATGCGTGACAATACCTATGCCGAGCTGAAAACCACGATTCACTACAGCAATCGCAGCGGCTTTCACGCCAAGTGTTCGGATTGTCATGTACCGCATGAGTGGACATACAAGATTGCGCGCAAAATGCAGGCGTCGAAAGAGGTCTGGGCGAAGGTCTTCGGAGACATCAATACCCGCGACAAATTCCAGGCGAAGCGGCTGGAACTGGCCGAACATGAATGGGCGCGCTTCAAGGCGAACAACTCGCTGGAATGCAGAAACTGCCACTCGTTCGAGTACATGGACTTCACGCGTCAGAGCCCGCGCGCGCAGGAGGCGCATCAGCGTTTTCTCGAGCCGGGTGCGAAGACCTGCATCGATTGCCACAAGGGGATTGCTCACCAGTTGCCGGACATGACCCAGGCAGAAGTGGACGCGCAAAAAAAGCAGCAGGCCAAGAAGCCGTGAGAGCAGCCCGTCCGAGGACGCGCCTTTGCCTAACTCCAGCGCCAGACAAGAGTCCGACATGTTTTCTGTTGAGCAGCTTGCCGTGGAACGCGGCGGCCGGATGATCGTTCGCGGCATTGACCTGCATCTCGCAGCCGGCTACGCACTGCAGATTCACGGTGCGAATGGCAGCGGCAAGTCGACGCTGCTGTGCGCGCTCGCCGGTCTGTTGCTGCCCGTGAAGGGCAAGGTGTGCTGGCATGGCGCCGACGTGCGCTCGCAACCGCAGCGGTTCCGGCGCGATCTGTCGTATATGGGGCATACGAACGGCGTCAGCGACGATCTCACCGTGCTTGAAAACATCCGCTTCGCGCGGTTGCTTGGCGCAGGCCGCTCGACGGACAACAGCACTTACCGATCACATCTGAATGAAGGCGAGGTCCTCAAGGGCGCGGGCTTGCTAGAGTTGCTGCATACGCGGCTCAACCGCCTTTCGCAAGGACAACGTCGCCGTGTTGCGCTCGCACGCGTGATGCTGAGCGCCAAACCGTTATGGCTGCTCGACGAGCCGGCCGAAGCACTCGACGCTGCGGCGCAAGGCTGGCTGGGCGTGTGCATCGACGCTCACATGCGTGCAGGCGGCATTGTCGTGTCGACGACACACCGGCCATTGGCAACAGCCAGTGCGCATACGCGCCATCTGCGTCTGGAAGGGGAGGCCGATGACTGGCGTGACGCTGGGTGTCATACGCCGCGAACTCATTCTGACCTGGCGCAGACGGACGATGACGCTCGGCACGCTGGCGTTCTTCATTCTCGCATCGAGCCTGTTCCCACTGGCGATTGGTCCTGACTCGAAGCTCCTGCAGGCGATTGCGCCGGGCGTGATGTGGGTGACGGCCCTGTTCGCTGCATTGCTGTCGGCCGGTCAGCTGTTCGGACACGATTTCGCGTGCGGCGCACTCGAACAGATGCTGCTGTCGCCACAGCCGCTGACCGTCATCGTGTTGGGCAAGATCGTCGCGCATTGGCTGACCAACGGTCTTGCACTTGCTCTACTCGCGCCGCTGGTCGCGCTTCAGTACGACCTTCGCTTCTCCGACATGCTGCCGCTGATGGGCTCGCTGCTGCTCGGTACGCCGCTCCTGAGCCTGATCGGCTCGATGGGCGCGGCACTCACACTGGGCGTGCGCGGGGGCAGTGTCGTCCTCGCGCTTCTCATTCTGCCGCTCTATGTTCCCGTACTGATCTTCGGCGTTGGCGCGGCCGATCCCGCGGTCACGACCGAATGGTCCAGGGCGAACTTTTCACTGCTCGGTGCGACCTTGTGCGTCGCCGTGTGGCTGTGTCCGTGGGCGAGCGCCGCTGCACTGCGCATTGCAATGGAGTGACACACATGGCACGTCTGAACTGGTTTCGATATGCGTCGCCGCGGACCTTCGACCGGTTAGCCGCGCGTCTTGCGCCATGCTTCGGCGTGGTCACCGTCGTGCTCATGCTGGGGGGGCTCGCCATCGGACTCGTCATCGCACCAACCGATGCGCTGCAAGGCGACGTGTACCGGATCATGTTCGTGCATGTGCCTGCCGCATGGATGTCGATGTTCATCTATCTGGTGATGGCCGCCTACTGCGCGCTCGATCTTATGCTGAATGCCCGTTTGTCGTCGATGATGGCGCAGGCGCTCGCGCCGACGGGCGCGCTGTTCACGTTCATCGCACTCGTGTCGGGCGCGCTGTGGGGCAAGCCGACGTGGGGCGCGTGGTGGGTCTGGGATGCGCGGTTGACGTCGGAACTGATCCTGCTCTTCCTCTATATCGGCTTTCTGTCGCTGCACGCGGCCATTGATGGCGTGCGCCGCGCCGACCGCGCGTGTGCCGTGCTCGCACTAATCGGCGTGGTCAACATTCCCGTCATCTATTTCTCGGTGCAATGGTGGTACACGTTGCATCAGGGGCCGTCGCTG
The DNA window shown above is from Paraburkholderia sp. PGU19 and carries:
- the napA gene encoding periplasmic nitrate reductase subunit alpha, whose amino-acid sequence is MKLTRREFIKQTAVASAAAAAGITLPGADLLAQDDNLKWSKAPCRFCGTGCGVLVGVKDDRVVATLADPQAEVNRGLNCVKGYFLSKIMYGGDRLTTPLLRMKNGKYDKDGEFSPVSWDQAFDVMADQFKRVLKDKGPTAIGMFGSGQWTVWEGYAGVKLMKAGFRSNNIDPNARHCMASAVTGFMRTFGMDEPMGCYDDIEQTDAFVLWGSNMAEMHPVLWTRVTSRRLSAPTTKVVALSTFEHRCFDLADETIIFTPQSDLAILNYIANYIIKNNKVNRDFVDKHTVFKEGNTDIGYGLRPDNPLQKAAKNAADPNGSKPMTFDDYAKFVSKYDAAYVTKLSGVPKNKLDQLAQLYADPNVKVVSFWTMGFNQHTRGTWANNLVYNLHLLTGKISTPGNSPFSLTGQPSACGTAREVGTFSHRLPADMVVTNPKHREEAEHIWKLPPGTIPDKPGYHAVLQNRMLRDGKLNAYWVQVNNNMQAAANMNQEGLPGYRNPAAFVVVSDVYPTVTAVAADLILPSAMWVEKEGAYGNAERRTQFWHQLVKAPGEARSDLWQLVEFSKRFKVEEVWPADLLAKMPEYKGKTLYDILYRNGQVDKFPLSEVDTTYRNDEAHAFGFYIQKGLFEEYASFGRGHGHDLAPFDAYHKARGLRWPVVDGKETRWRYKEGTDPYVKVGTGWQFYGNPDGRAVIWGLPYEPPAESPDKEYPYWLVTGRVLEHWHSGSMTRRVPELYRAFPNAVCFMHPDDAKAMGLRRGVEVKVMSRRGYILTRVETRGRDKPPRGLVFVPWFDSSQLINKVTLDATDPISLQTDFKKCAVRIVKV
- a CDS encoding nitrate reductase cytochrome c-type subunit codes for the protein MRTWIALVIASVLAIVAVAQPTVPKGPFYDTLRGPTALDEEPTPPLIAPTENQDVIRGRAYAQQPPTIPHKIDGYQLDRNANRCLSCHASSRAAESGAVPVAISHYTNREGETLGHLAPRRYFCTQCHVPQADAKPLVANTFSEIQDVRLPSAATKKK
- a CDS encoding NapC/NirT family cytochrome c, which translates into the protein MRDLLRRYWTTITRPSAYFSLGFLTLGGFIAGVVFWGAFNTAMELTNTEAFCTGCHEMRDNTYAELKTTIHYSNRSGFHAKCSDCHVPHEWTYKIARKMQASKEVWAKVFGDINTRDKFQAKRLELAEHEWARFKANNSLECRNCHSFEYMDFTRQSPRAQEAHQRFLEPGAKTCIDCHKGIAHQLPDMTQAEVDAQKKQQAKKP
- the ccmA gene encoding cytochrome c biogenesis heme-transporting ATPase CcmA, translated to MFSVEQLAVERGGRMIVRGIDLHLAAGYALQIHGANGSGKSTLLCALAGLLLPVKGKVCWHGADVRSQPQRFRRDLSYMGHTNGVSDDLTVLENIRFARLLGAGRSTDNSTYRSHLNEGEVLKGAGLLELLHTRLNRLSQGQRRRVALARVMLSAKPLWLLDEPAEALDAAAQGWLGVCIDAHMRAGGIVVSTTHRPLATASAHTRHLRLEGEADDWRDAGCHTPRTHSDLAQTDDDARHAGVLHSRIEPVPTGDWS
- the ccmB gene encoding heme exporter protein CcmB codes for the protein MTLGTLAFFILASSLFPLAIGPDSKLLQAIAPGVMWVTALFAALLSAGQLFGHDFACGALEQMLLSPQPLTVIVLGKIVAHWLTNGLALALLAPLVALQYDLRFSDMLPLMGSLLLGTPLLSLIGSMGAALTLGVRGGSVVLALLILPLYVPVLIFGVGAADPAVTTEWSRANFSLLGATLCVAVWLCPWASAAALRIAME
- the ccmC gene encoding heme ABC transporter permease CcmC — translated: MARLNWFRYASPRTFDRLAARLAPCFGVVTVVLMLGGLAIGLVIAPTDALQGDVYRIMFVHVPAAWMSMFIYLVMAAYCALDLMLNARLSSMMAQALAPTGALFTFIALVSGALWGKPTWGAWWVWDARLTSELILLFLYIGFLSLHAAIDGVRRADRACAVLALIGVVNIPVIYFSVQWWYTLHQGPSLSFGSGVSMTASMVWGIVVMSLGFWAYTIAVSLTRVRVIMRSRQQTAAWESHIGERPA